The proteins below come from a single Juglans regia cultivar Chandler chromosome 12, Walnut 2.0, whole genome shotgun sequence genomic window:
- the LOC108981357 gene encoding 60S ribosomal protein L14-2-like: protein MPFKRYVEIGRVALVNYGEDYGKLVVIVDVIDQNRALIDSPDMERSQMNFKRLSLTDLKIDIKRVPKKKELLEAMEKADVKKKWESSSWGRKLIVQKRRASLTDFDRFKLMLAKIKRAGLVRQELAKLKKANAS, encoded by the exons ATG CCTTTCAAGAGATACGTCGAGATTGGGAGGGTTGCCCTCGTCAACTATGGCGAAGACTACGGCAAACTCGTCGTCATTGTGGATGTCATTGACCAGAACCGT GCTCTCATCGATTCTCCTGATATGGAGAGATCTCAAATGAATTTCAAGCGGCTATCTCTGACAGACCTTAAAATTGACATCAAGAGGGTCCCTAAGAAGAAGGAATTGCTTGAAGCTATGGAGAAAGCTG ATGTTAAAAAGAAGTGGGAGAGTAGTTCCTGGGGCAGAAAACTAATTGTTCAGAAGAGAAGGGCTTCTCTCACTGACTTTGATAGGTTCAAACTTATGTTGGCAAAGATTAAG AGGGCGGGACTGGTAAGGCAAGAGCTTGCGAAACTGAAAAAGGCGAATGCTTCTTAA
- the LOC108981387 gene encoding putative protein phosphatase 2C-like protein 44 isoform X1, with the protein MGLKDLHLKLKVFRLKRFLIGNGWGNKRELEISRRPSWMIPVSHGYYVVEDQSFRCGWDESDYDSDFVVVQREQIEELELWFFGVFDAQVGDGVTKYMQSHLFDKNLKQQSQIRRKSKETMRKAYLSARAKIREMQKADETGRAGSVSVLVTNAEKLVTAFMGDYRAVVCRDGVAHQIRNTGRHLSRRHWSRRLKSVRIFGYNLGKASKQSKGGSELLVGSERIDSSTEFVILASTGIWEVMKNQEAVNLIRHMEDAQEAAECLAKEALTRMSKSNISCLIIRFD; encoded by the exons ATGGGACTGAAGGATCTTCATCTTAAGCTCAAG GTATTCAGGCTGAAACGCTTTCTGATAGGAAATGGCTGGGGCAATAAAAGAGAGCTGGAGATTTCCAGGAGACCTTCATGGATGATACCAGTATCACACGGCTATTATGTCGTTGAGGATCAATCATTTAGATGTGGCTGGGACGAGTCCGACTATGACTCTGACTTTGTCGTGGTACAGAGAGAGCAAATTGAAGAGCTTGAGCTATGGTTTTTTGGAGTTTTCGATGCTCAAGTTGGCGATGGAGTTACCAAGTACATGCAATCCCATTTGTTTGACAAGAACCTAAAACAG CAGTCTCAGATAAGGAGAAAGAGCAAAGAGACAATGAGAAAGGCATACCTTAGTGCAAGAGCAAAGATCAGGGAGATGCAGAAAGCAGATGAGACAGGGAGAGCGGGTTCAGTATCTGTGTTGGTGACCAACGCAGAAAAGCTCGTGACAGCTTTCATGGGAGACTATAGAGCTGTTGTCTGCAGAGATGGTGTGGCTCATCAGATAAGAAACACAGGCCGGCATTTATCCAGAAGACATTGGTCTCGGAGACTCAAATCGG TACGAATATTCGGATACAATTTGGGCAAAGCAAGTAAGCAATCCAAAGGCGGTTCTGAACTTCTTGTTGGCTCCGAAAGAATTGATTCCAGTACTGAGTTTGTCATCTTAGCAAGCACTGGCATATGGGAG GTCATGAAGAACCAAGAGGCTGTGAATCTCATCAGGCACATGGAAGATGCACAAGAAGCCGCAGAGTGCTTGGCAAAGGAGGCTTTAACTAGAATGAGCAAAAGCAACATTTCTTGCTTGATCATTCGCTTTGACTAa
- the LOC108981387 gene encoding putative protein phosphatase 2C-like protein 44 isoform X2, whose protein sequence is MGLKDLHLKLKVFRLKRFLIGNGWGNKRELEISRRPSWMIPVSHGYYVVEDQSFRCGWDESDYDSDFVVVQREQIEELELWFFGVFDAQVGDGVTKYMQSHLFDKNLKQSQIRRKSKETMRKAYLSARAKIREMQKADETGRAGSVSVLVTNAEKLVTAFMGDYRAVVCRDGVAHQIRNTGRHLSRRHWSRRLKSVRIFGYNLGKASKQSKGGSELLVGSERIDSSTEFVILASTGIWEVMKNQEAVNLIRHMEDAQEAAECLAKEALTRMSKSNISCLIIRFD, encoded by the exons ATGGGACTGAAGGATCTTCATCTTAAGCTCAAG GTATTCAGGCTGAAACGCTTTCTGATAGGAAATGGCTGGGGCAATAAAAGAGAGCTGGAGATTTCCAGGAGACCTTCATGGATGATACCAGTATCACACGGCTATTATGTCGTTGAGGATCAATCATTTAGATGTGGCTGGGACGAGTCCGACTATGACTCTGACTTTGTCGTGGTACAGAGAGAGCAAATTGAAGAGCTTGAGCTATGGTTTTTTGGAGTTTTCGATGCTCAAGTTGGCGATGGAGTTACCAAGTACATGCAATCCCATTTGTTTGACAAGAACCTAAAACAG TCTCAGATAAGGAGAAAGAGCAAAGAGACAATGAGAAAGGCATACCTTAGTGCAAGAGCAAAGATCAGGGAGATGCAGAAAGCAGATGAGACAGGGAGAGCGGGTTCAGTATCTGTGTTGGTGACCAACGCAGAAAAGCTCGTGACAGCTTTCATGGGAGACTATAGAGCTGTTGTCTGCAGAGATGGTGTGGCTCATCAGATAAGAAACACAGGCCGGCATTTATCCAGAAGACATTGGTCTCGGAGACTCAAATCGG TACGAATATTCGGATACAATTTGGGCAAAGCAAGTAAGCAATCCAAAGGCGGTTCTGAACTTCTTGTTGGCTCCGAAAGAATTGATTCCAGTACTGAGTTTGTCATCTTAGCAAGCACTGGCATATGGGAG GTCATGAAGAACCAAGAGGCTGTGAATCTCATCAGGCACATGGAAGATGCACAAGAAGCCGCAGAGTGCTTGGCAAAGGAGGCTTTAACTAGAATGAGCAAAAGCAACATTTCTTGCTTGATCATTCGCTTTGACTAa
- the LOC108981367 gene encoding COP1-interacting protein 7-like isoform X2 gives MKSSTLLDSAVFQLTPTRTRCDLIISANGKEEKIASGLLNPFLAHLKTAQEQMDKGGYSIVLEPESTCDDSWFTKDTIERFVRFVSTPEVLERVYTLESEILQIEEAIVIQGNSDMGLNTVEDYQAKPVEITEGSRPVLDTDEEKAIVLYKPAVNPPEANGSTTQEGNSKVQLLKVLETRKTVLQKEQGMAFARAVAAGFDIDRMSPLLSFAGCFGASRLMDACTKFMELWRRKHETGQWVEVAATEAMSNQSDFSAMNTSGIMLANVDNKQKEYELVLENNGKASSATSADDKSPVDHKTPLGHQEYFQGQFPHHMFPPWPVHSPPGAPPVYQAYPMQGMPYYQNYPVNSPFFQPPYPSMPEHADPRMGHRRHSMDNRDGNTELETWQTDASKTRSQDGASQTRDSQKKASRSGKKQSGMVVIRNINYITSKRQNSSDGESQSASDSETDEEGGGLAASTLESKHMDSQRSSKRKGSHTKSMNKLKSSDEEELAHGKDVDGGHWQAFQSYLLRDADEDRRAVDQGMFAMEKEAQVKRRQNTLGDDPLVFSGQEKGETQEDSMIDMHKISGNVTYKPQALNDELLTSRRDGRSGYGRGSMDVQSAEIDGKRGGYRRTGNDDFLIHRRESQSGYTNSSSDPLVNGFDRVTNNLDRISSHEMDDDSYIVALRENSLDRIGNNERTAIDMDSEFQSASQLSENLSNRVGSQVNYEPDELSLIPERGRERESIGYDPALDYEMQIRAEDGAPIDNKNMEVDIKQGSKKSDKDRKSRLTPDNLDKKKTSGPIWKGKPSKLSPLDEARARAERLRAFKADLQKMKREKEEEEMKRLEALKIERQKRIAARGGSIAAKSPLMSHQTKKQLPTKVSPSSHKGSKLSNSEPGSSSSLKGSSIRTAPVGSSDSQEAFRPSRASAANHSDGNRLSHSVSSLPEPKKENSGVIADSKASMTRIRRLSEPKMVSSHHISSMKSRSAELVSKTKISDVPENKKASATTNHDRSKASSSTLPELNMRTSKGPDGSRSKSAAKEMTQKVNGIKSSITSESAEVKRKHENIAHHSDGDDNLVIEKTVLILECEKPSISTVEAMEGNLKAQKAQHDNFGTGKKVEVVSDYAVIHSPASPLKMDRIDGESSEHQSHEQHTSFEVTTVDADKEPPKLLSLGMAEKPYQAPFARVSSSEDPCTRNSEYGRAPPTSSEIVTTGTETVKALVSDSRNLRLENIPESLEKPQVKDSPKGFRRLLKFGRKNHSSATGEHNIESDNASVNGSEVDDSRLNFVSSSEVHTLKNLISQDETPTAGSTSQKTSRSFSLLSPFRGKTSEKKLTT, from the exons ATGAAGTCTTCTACTCTGCTCGACTCGGCTGTGTTTCAGCTCACGCCCACTCGAACCAg GTGTGATTTGATTATATCTGCAAAtgggaaggaagaaaaaatagcTTCAGGTTTGCTGAATCCATTTCTTGCCCACTTGAAGACTGCGCAAGAGCAGATGGACAAGGGAGGTTACTCGATTGTTCTAGAGCCGGAGTCTACTTGTGACGACTCATGGTTCACTAAGGACACGATCGAAAG GTTTGTTCGTTTTGTGAGCACTCCAGAGGTCTTGGAAAGGGTCTACACTCTTGAGTCAGAGATCTTACAAATCGAGGAGGCAATTGTGATTCAGGGCAACAGTGATATGGGACTGAATACT GTAGAAGATTATCAAGCTAAACCTGTAGAAATCACTGAAG GTAGCAGGCCTGTGCTTGATACTGATGAGGAGAAAGCAATTGTCCTTTACAAA CCTGCAGTAAATCCACCTGAAGCGAATGGATCCACCACACAGGAGGGAAATTCCAA AGTTCAACTTTTGAAAGTTCTGGAGACACGCAAAACTGTGCTACAGAAAGAGCAAGGCATGGCCTTTGCACGTGCTGTAGCTGCCGGTTTTGACATTGATCGCATGTCACCATTGCTATCATTTGCTGGATGCTTTGGAGCCTCACGTTTAAT GGATGCATGTACAAAATTTATGGAGTTATGGAGAAGAAAGCATGAAACTGGTCAGTGGGTTGAAGTTGCAGCCACTGAAGCAATGTCTAACCAATCAGACTTCTCTGCCATGAATACATCAGGCATTATGCTTGCAAACGTGGACAACAAGCAGAAAGAATATGAgttggttttagaaaataatgggAAAGCAAGTAGTGCCACAAGTGCAG ATGACAAGTCTCCTGTGGATCACAAAACACCATTAGGCCATCAAGAATATTTTCAAGGACAGTTTCCGCATCATATGTTCCCTCCCTGGCCTGTTCATTCTCCTCCTGGTGCTCCTCCAGTCTATCAAGCATACCCCATGCAAGGCATGCCATACTATCAGAATTATCCAGTAAACAGCCCATTTTTTCAGCCACCATATCCATCAATGCCAGAACATGCTGATCCAAGAATGGGACACAGAAGGCATTCTATGGATAATAGGGATGGCAATACTGAATTAGAAACTTGGCAGACGGATGCTTCAAAAACTAGATCGCAGGATGGAGCTTCACAAACTCGAGACTCACAAAAGAAGGCTAGTCGATCAGGTAAAAAGCAATCAGGCATGGTTGTCATTCGGAACATCAATTACATCACCTCAAAGAGGCAGAACTCTTCTGACGGTGAATCACAATCAGCTTCTGACTCTGAAACGGATGAAGAAGGTGGAGGTTTAGCAGCCAGTACTCTTGAATCAAAGCATATGGACTCTCAGAGATCTTCCAAGAGAAAAGGTAGCCATACAAAATCCATGAATAAATTGAAGTCATCTGACGAGGAAGAACTAGCTCATGGTAAGGATGTAGATGGTGGACACTGGCAAGCATTTCAAAGCTATTTACTGAGAGATGCGGATGAGGACAGACGTGCAGTTGACCAAGGAATGTTTGCGATGGAAAAGGAAGCTCAAGTGAAAAGGCGGCAAAATACTTTAGGTGATGATCCTTTAGTTTTTAGTGGGCAAGAAAAGGGCGAGACGCAAGAAGATAGCATGATAGATATGCATAAAATTAGTGGAAACGTGACCTACAAGCCCCAGGCATTAAATGATGAACTGTTGACTTCTAGAAGAGATGGTCGATCTGGTTATGGTAGAGGGTCTATGGATGTACAGTCTGCAGAAATAGATGGAAAACGAGGAGGCTATAGGAGAACTGGCAATGATGATTTTTTGATACATAGGCGAGAAAGCCAGTCAGGTTATACCAATTCTTCCTCAGATCCACTTGTAAATGGATTTGATCGTGTAACCAATAACTTGGATAGGATATCATCACATGAAATGGATGATGATTCTTACATTGTTGCACTAAGGGAAAATTCACTGGATCGAATTGGAAACAATGAAAGAACTGCTATTGACATGGATTCTGAATTTCAATCTGCATCTCAGTTGTCAGAAAATTTGTCTAATAGAGTTGGGAGCCAAGTCAATTACGAGCCAGATGAATTGAGTTTGATACCTGAACGTGGTAGAGAAAGGGAGTCAATTGGTTATGACCCTGCTTTAGATTATGAAATGCAGATTCGTGCTGAAGACGGTGCTCCAATAGATAACAAAAATATGGAGGTAGATATCAAGCAGGGGTCTAAAAAGTCAGACAAGGACCGGAAATCAAGGCTTACACCAgataatttagataaaaagaaGACTTCAGGGCCAATATGGAAAGGGAAGCCTTCAAAGTTGAGTCCTTTGGATGAAGCACGAGCACGTGCAGAGAGGCTAAGAGCCTTCAAAGCTGATCTccagaaaatgaagagagagaag gaagaagaagagatgaaaCGACTAGAAGCTTTAAAAATAGAGAGACAGAAAAGAATTGCTGCTAGAGGGGGTTCCATCGCAGCTAAGTCACCACTTATGTCACATCAAACCAAGAAACAATTGCCAACAAAAGTTTCCCCAAGCTCTCACAAAGGATCAAAGCTCAGCAATTCAGAGCCAGGATCATCTTCGTCTCTAAAAGGCTCCTCCATCAGAACTGCTCCTGTGGGATCCAGTGATTCTCAAGAAGCCTTTAGACCTAGCAGAGCAAGTGCTGCAAATCACTCAGATGGAAACAGGTTAAGCCACTCAGTCTCTTCCTTGCCTGAACCAAAGAAAGAGAACAGTGGTGTTATAGCTGATTCTAAGGCATCAATGACACGGATTAGAAGATTATCAGAGCCTAAAATGGTAAGCAGCCATCATATTTCTTCAATGAAGTCACGAAGTGCTGAACTAGTATCAAAGACGAAGATATCTGATGTGCCTGAAAATAAGAAAGCATCTGCTACTACGAACCATGATAGAAGCAAAGCTTCAAGTTCAACCCTTCCAGAACTAAACATGAGGACATCCAAAGGACCTGATGGTTCTCGGAGCAAATCAGCAGCAAAAGAGATGACACAGAAGGTTAATGGCATTAAGTCTTCTATAACTTCTGAAAGTGCTGAAGTGAAAAGGAAGCATGAAAATATTGCACATCACAGTGATGGGGACGACAACCTGGTTATTGAAAAGACTGTTCTGATACTAGAATGTGAGAAGCCCTCCATTTCCACAGTAGAAGCAATGGAAGGTAATTTGAAGGCACAAAAGGCACAGCATGATAACTTTGGGACAGGGAAGAAAGTTGAGGTGGTGTCAGATTATGCTGTTATACATTCTCCGGCTTCACCACTTAAGATGGATAGAATTGATGGGGAATCATCAGAACACCAATCACATGAGCAACACACTTCTTTTGAG GTCACAACAGTTGATGCGGACAAAGAACCTCCAAAGCTTTTAAGTCTTGGTATGGCTGAAAAACCATATCAAGCCCCCTTTGCTCGTGTTTCTTCTTCGGAAGATCCATGTACTAGGAATTCAGAATATGGCAGAGCTCCCCCAACAAGTTCAGAGATTGTGACTACTGGCACAGAGACGGTTAAAGCACTTGTATCTGATTCTAGAAACTTGAGACTGGAAAATATTCCAGAGTCATTGGAGAAGCCTCAAGTAAAGGACTCGCCAAAAGGGTTCAGACGGCTGTTgaaatttggaagaaaaaatcaCAGCTCAGCTACGGGGGAGCATAACATCGAATCAGATAATGCCAGCGTCAATGGTTCTGAGGTAGATGATTCTAGGTTGAACTTTGTTTCCTCAAGTGAAG TTCATACATTGAAGAATTTGATCTCTCAAGATGAAACTCCCACAGCTGGATCTACTTCGCAAAAAA CTTCTCGCTCTTTCTCCTTGTTATCGCCCTTCCGGGGCAAGACTAGTGAAAAGAAACTGACAACATGA
- the LOC108981367 gene encoding COP1-interacting protein 7-like isoform X1: MKSSTLLDSAVFQLTPTRTRCDLIISANGKEEKIASGLLNPFLAHLKTAQEQMDKGGYSIVLEPESTCDDSWFTKDTIERFVRFVSTPEVLERVYTLESEILQIEEAIVIQGNSDMGLNTVEDYQAKPVEITEGSRPVLDTDEEKAIVLYKQPAVNPPEANGSTTQEGNSKVQLLKVLETRKTVLQKEQGMAFARAVAAGFDIDRMSPLLSFAGCFGASRLMDACTKFMELWRRKHETGQWVEVAATEAMSNQSDFSAMNTSGIMLANVDNKQKEYELVLENNGKASSATSADDKSPVDHKTPLGHQEYFQGQFPHHMFPPWPVHSPPGAPPVYQAYPMQGMPYYQNYPVNSPFFQPPYPSMPEHADPRMGHRRHSMDNRDGNTELETWQTDASKTRSQDGASQTRDSQKKASRSGKKQSGMVVIRNINYITSKRQNSSDGESQSASDSETDEEGGGLAASTLESKHMDSQRSSKRKGSHTKSMNKLKSSDEEELAHGKDVDGGHWQAFQSYLLRDADEDRRAVDQGMFAMEKEAQVKRRQNTLGDDPLVFSGQEKGETQEDSMIDMHKISGNVTYKPQALNDELLTSRRDGRSGYGRGSMDVQSAEIDGKRGGYRRTGNDDFLIHRRESQSGYTNSSSDPLVNGFDRVTNNLDRISSHEMDDDSYIVALRENSLDRIGNNERTAIDMDSEFQSASQLSENLSNRVGSQVNYEPDELSLIPERGRERESIGYDPALDYEMQIRAEDGAPIDNKNMEVDIKQGSKKSDKDRKSRLTPDNLDKKKTSGPIWKGKPSKLSPLDEARARAERLRAFKADLQKMKREKEEEEMKRLEALKIERQKRIAARGGSIAAKSPLMSHQTKKQLPTKVSPSSHKGSKLSNSEPGSSSSLKGSSIRTAPVGSSDSQEAFRPSRASAANHSDGNRLSHSVSSLPEPKKENSGVIADSKASMTRIRRLSEPKMVSSHHISSMKSRSAELVSKTKISDVPENKKASATTNHDRSKASSSTLPELNMRTSKGPDGSRSKSAAKEMTQKVNGIKSSITSESAEVKRKHENIAHHSDGDDNLVIEKTVLILECEKPSISTVEAMEGNLKAQKAQHDNFGTGKKVEVVSDYAVIHSPASPLKMDRIDGESSEHQSHEQHTSFEVTTVDADKEPPKLLSLGMAEKPYQAPFARVSSSEDPCTRNSEYGRAPPTSSEIVTTGTETVKALVSDSRNLRLENIPESLEKPQVKDSPKGFRRLLKFGRKNHSSATGEHNIESDNASVNGSEVDDSRLNFVSSSEVHTLKNLISQDETPTAGSTSQKTSRSFSLLSPFRGKTSEKKLTT; this comes from the exons ATGAAGTCTTCTACTCTGCTCGACTCGGCTGTGTTTCAGCTCACGCCCACTCGAACCAg GTGTGATTTGATTATATCTGCAAAtgggaaggaagaaaaaatagcTTCAGGTTTGCTGAATCCATTTCTTGCCCACTTGAAGACTGCGCAAGAGCAGATGGACAAGGGAGGTTACTCGATTGTTCTAGAGCCGGAGTCTACTTGTGACGACTCATGGTTCACTAAGGACACGATCGAAAG GTTTGTTCGTTTTGTGAGCACTCCAGAGGTCTTGGAAAGGGTCTACACTCTTGAGTCAGAGATCTTACAAATCGAGGAGGCAATTGTGATTCAGGGCAACAGTGATATGGGACTGAATACT GTAGAAGATTATCAAGCTAAACCTGTAGAAATCACTGAAG GTAGCAGGCCTGTGCTTGATACTGATGAGGAGAAAGCAATTGTCCTTTACAAA CAGCCTGCAGTAAATCCACCTGAAGCGAATGGATCCACCACACAGGAGGGAAATTCCAA AGTTCAACTTTTGAAAGTTCTGGAGACACGCAAAACTGTGCTACAGAAAGAGCAAGGCATGGCCTTTGCACGTGCTGTAGCTGCCGGTTTTGACATTGATCGCATGTCACCATTGCTATCATTTGCTGGATGCTTTGGAGCCTCACGTTTAAT GGATGCATGTACAAAATTTATGGAGTTATGGAGAAGAAAGCATGAAACTGGTCAGTGGGTTGAAGTTGCAGCCACTGAAGCAATGTCTAACCAATCAGACTTCTCTGCCATGAATACATCAGGCATTATGCTTGCAAACGTGGACAACAAGCAGAAAGAATATGAgttggttttagaaaataatgggAAAGCAAGTAGTGCCACAAGTGCAG ATGACAAGTCTCCTGTGGATCACAAAACACCATTAGGCCATCAAGAATATTTTCAAGGACAGTTTCCGCATCATATGTTCCCTCCCTGGCCTGTTCATTCTCCTCCTGGTGCTCCTCCAGTCTATCAAGCATACCCCATGCAAGGCATGCCATACTATCAGAATTATCCAGTAAACAGCCCATTTTTTCAGCCACCATATCCATCAATGCCAGAACATGCTGATCCAAGAATGGGACACAGAAGGCATTCTATGGATAATAGGGATGGCAATACTGAATTAGAAACTTGGCAGACGGATGCTTCAAAAACTAGATCGCAGGATGGAGCTTCACAAACTCGAGACTCACAAAAGAAGGCTAGTCGATCAGGTAAAAAGCAATCAGGCATGGTTGTCATTCGGAACATCAATTACATCACCTCAAAGAGGCAGAACTCTTCTGACGGTGAATCACAATCAGCTTCTGACTCTGAAACGGATGAAGAAGGTGGAGGTTTAGCAGCCAGTACTCTTGAATCAAAGCATATGGACTCTCAGAGATCTTCCAAGAGAAAAGGTAGCCATACAAAATCCATGAATAAATTGAAGTCATCTGACGAGGAAGAACTAGCTCATGGTAAGGATGTAGATGGTGGACACTGGCAAGCATTTCAAAGCTATTTACTGAGAGATGCGGATGAGGACAGACGTGCAGTTGACCAAGGAATGTTTGCGATGGAAAAGGAAGCTCAAGTGAAAAGGCGGCAAAATACTTTAGGTGATGATCCTTTAGTTTTTAGTGGGCAAGAAAAGGGCGAGACGCAAGAAGATAGCATGATAGATATGCATAAAATTAGTGGAAACGTGACCTACAAGCCCCAGGCATTAAATGATGAACTGTTGACTTCTAGAAGAGATGGTCGATCTGGTTATGGTAGAGGGTCTATGGATGTACAGTCTGCAGAAATAGATGGAAAACGAGGAGGCTATAGGAGAACTGGCAATGATGATTTTTTGATACATAGGCGAGAAAGCCAGTCAGGTTATACCAATTCTTCCTCAGATCCACTTGTAAATGGATTTGATCGTGTAACCAATAACTTGGATAGGATATCATCACATGAAATGGATGATGATTCTTACATTGTTGCACTAAGGGAAAATTCACTGGATCGAATTGGAAACAATGAAAGAACTGCTATTGACATGGATTCTGAATTTCAATCTGCATCTCAGTTGTCAGAAAATTTGTCTAATAGAGTTGGGAGCCAAGTCAATTACGAGCCAGATGAATTGAGTTTGATACCTGAACGTGGTAGAGAAAGGGAGTCAATTGGTTATGACCCTGCTTTAGATTATGAAATGCAGATTCGTGCTGAAGACGGTGCTCCAATAGATAACAAAAATATGGAGGTAGATATCAAGCAGGGGTCTAAAAAGTCAGACAAGGACCGGAAATCAAGGCTTACACCAgataatttagataaaaagaaGACTTCAGGGCCAATATGGAAAGGGAAGCCTTCAAAGTTGAGTCCTTTGGATGAAGCACGAGCACGTGCAGAGAGGCTAAGAGCCTTCAAAGCTGATCTccagaaaatgaagagagagaag gaagaagaagagatgaaaCGACTAGAAGCTTTAAAAATAGAGAGACAGAAAAGAATTGCTGCTAGAGGGGGTTCCATCGCAGCTAAGTCACCACTTATGTCACATCAAACCAAGAAACAATTGCCAACAAAAGTTTCCCCAAGCTCTCACAAAGGATCAAAGCTCAGCAATTCAGAGCCAGGATCATCTTCGTCTCTAAAAGGCTCCTCCATCAGAACTGCTCCTGTGGGATCCAGTGATTCTCAAGAAGCCTTTAGACCTAGCAGAGCAAGTGCTGCAAATCACTCAGATGGAAACAGGTTAAGCCACTCAGTCTCTTCCTTGCCTGAACCAAAGAAAGAGAACAGTGGTGTTATAGCTGATTCTAAGGCATCAATGACACGGATTAGAAGATTATCAGAGCCTAAAATGGTAAGCAGCCATCATATTTCTTCAATGAAGTCACGAAGTGCTGAACTAGTATCAAAGACGAAGATATCTGATGTGCCTGAAAATAAGAAAGCATCTGCTACTACGAACCATGATAGAAGCAAAGCTTCAAGTTCAACCCTTCCAGAACTAAACATGAGGACATCCAAAGGACCTGATGGTTCTCGGAGCAAATCAGCAGCAAAAGAGATGACACAGAAGGTTAATGGCATTAAGTCTTCTATAACTTCTGAAAGTGCTGAAGTGAAAAGGAAGCATGAAAATATTGCACATCACAGTGATGGGGACGACAACCTGGTTATTGAAAAGACTGTTCTGATACTAGAATGTGAGAAGCCCTCCATTTCCACAGTAGAAGCAATGGAAGGTAATTTGAAGGCACAAAAGGCACAGCATGATAACTTTGGGACAGGGAAGAAAGTTGAGGTGGTGTCAGATTATGCTGTTATACATTCTCCGGCTTCACCACTTAAGATGGATAGAATTGATGGGGAATCATCAGAACACCAATCACATGAGCAACACACTTCTTTTGAG GTCACAACAGTTGATGCGGACAAAGAACCTCCAAAGCTTTTAAGTCTTGGTATGGCTGAAAAACCATATCAAGCCCCCTTTGCTCGTGTTTCTTCTTCGGAAGATCCATGTACTAGGAATTCAGAATATGGCAGAGCTCCCCCAACAAGTTCAGAGATTGTGACTACTGGCACAGAGACGGTTAAAGCACTTGTATCTGATTCTAGAAACTTGAGACTGGAAAATATTCCAGAGTCATTGGAGAAGCCTCAAGTAAAGGACTCGCCAAAAGGGTTCAGACGGCTGTTgaaatttggaagaaaaaatcaCAGCTCAGCTACGGGGGAGCATAACATCGAATCAGATAATGCCAGCGTCAATGGTTCTGAGGTAGATGATTCTAGGTTGAACTTTGTTTCCTCAAGTGAAG TTCATACATTGAAGAATTTGATCTCTCAAGATGAAACTCCCACAGCTGGATCTACTTCGCAAAAAA CTTCTCGCTCTTTCTCCTTGTTATCGCCCTTCCGGGGCAAGACTAGTGAAAAGAAACTGACAACATGA